The proteins below come from a single Marinobacter bohaiensis genomic window:
- the gpmI gene encoding 2,3-bisphosphoglycerate-independent phosphoglycerate mutase, translating to MNAMRKTTALIILDGWGHRDPSDDNAISNANTPFWDKLMQEQPQTLINTSGMFVGLPKGQMGNSEVGHMNLGAGRVVYQSLTRIDKDISDGAFADNPVITGAIDTAVDAGKAVHLMGLLSPGGVHAHEDHILAAAEVARSRGAKTVYIHAFLDGRDMPPRSAEPSLKKVDGKLREMGVGRIASIVGRYFAMDRDNRWDRVEAAYNLITSGEAEFVTDTPVEGLHEAYERGENDEFVKATRIQAAGEPDAFVQDGDSVIFMNFRADRAREMTRAFVEDDFDGFERKQRPALADFVMLTEYAATIKTSCAYPPEELVNSLGEYMEKLDKTQLRIAETEKYAHVTFFFSGGREEPYQGEDRILVPSPNVATYDLQPEMSAPEVTDKLCEAIRSGKYDLVICNYANGDMVGHTGSYEAAIKAAECIDQCLTKIDAALKDVNGEALITADHGNCEQMTDPESGQVHTAHTTGPVPLVYMGSRAIALKDDGALSDVAPSLLTLMALEQPAEMTGHSLVELP from the coding sequence ATCAACGCTATGCGAAAGACGACTGCACTGATTATTCTCGACGGCTGGGGCCACCGCGACCCGTCTGACGATAATGCCATCAGCAACGCCAACACCCCGTTCTGGGACAAGCTCATGCAGGAACAGCCGCAGACGCTGATCAACACCTCCGGCATGTTCGTGGGCCTGCCCAAGGGCCAGATGGGGAACTCCGAGGTCGGACACATGAACCTCGGGGCCGGTCGCGTCGTCTACCAGAGCCTGACCCGCATCGATAAAGACATCAGCGACGGCGCCTTCGCCGACAATCCGGTCATCACCGGCGCCATCGACACGGCCGTGGACGCCGGCAAGGCCGTCCACCTGATGGGCCTGCTGTCGCCGGGCGGCGTCCACGCCCACGAGGACCATATCCTCGCCGCCGCCGAAGTCGCCCGCTCGCGCGGCGCCAAGACCGTTTACATCCACGCCTTCCTGGACGGCCGCGACATGCCGCCACGCAGCGCCGAGCCGTCCCTGAAAAAAGTCGACGGCAAGCTGCGCGAGATGGGCGTGGGCCGCATCGCTTCCATCGTCGGCCGCTACTTTGCCATGGACCGGGACAATCGCTGGGACCGCGTCGAAGCCGCTTACAACCTGATCACCTCCGGTGAGGCCGAGTTCGTCACCGATACCCCGGTGGAAGGTCTGCACGAAGCCTACGAGCGCGGCGAGAACGACGAGTTCGTCAAGGCCACCCGCATCCAGGCCGCCGGCGAGCCGGACGCGTTCGTCCAGGACGGCGACAGCGTGATCTTCATGAACTTCCGCGCCGACCGCGCCCGGGAAATGACCCGCGCCTTCGTGGAAGACGATTTCGACGGTTTCGAGCGCAAGCAACGCCCGGCCCTGGCGGACTTCGTCATGCTCACCGAGTACGCCGCCACCATCAAGACGTCCTGCGCCTACCCGCCCGAAGAGCTGGTCAACAGCCTGGGCGAGTACATGGAAAAGCTGGACAAGACCCAGCTGCGCATCGCCGAGACCGAAAAATACGCCCACGTCACCTTCTTCTTCAGCGGTGGCCGTGAAGAGCCCTACCAGGGCGAGGACCGCATCCTGGTGCCGTCGCCGAACGTCGCCACCTACGACCTGCAGCCGGAAATGAGCGCACCGGAGGTGACCGACAAGCTGTGCGAGGCCATCCGCAGCGGCAAGTACGACCTGGTGATCTGCAACTACGCCAACGGCGACATGGTCGGCCACACCGGCAGTTACGAAGCCGCGATCAAGGCCGCCGAGTGCATCGATCAGTGCCTGACGAAGATCGACGCCGCGCTGAAAGACGTCAACGGCGAGGCCCTGATCACCGCCGACCACGGCAACTGCGAGCAGATGACCGACCCCGAGTCCGGCCAGGTGCACACCGCCCACACCACCGGCCCGGTGCCGCTGGTGTACATGGGCAGCCGCGCTATCGCGCTGAAGGACGACGGCGCCCTGAGCGACGTGGCGCCTTCCCTGCTGACGCTGATGGCACTGGAGCAGCCGGCGGAAATGACCGGCCACTCGCTGGTCGAACTGCCGTAA
- a CDS encoding rhodanese-like domain-containing protein — MERVFEFVVNHYILASIFVVLLIALLLLETRRGGKKVNAQALINLLNKDQAVVVDIRDRKDFANGHISGSIHMPLNNLKDRAAELKKHEGKQVVIVDKMGQHSASAVRQLNAEGYTDVVRLGGGIADWQGNNLPLKKKKK; from the coding sequence ATGGAAAGAGTCTTTGAATTCGTCGTCAATCACTACATTCTCGCCTCCATCTTTGTGGTGCTGCTGATTGCACTGCTGCTTCTGGAAACCCGTCGCGGGGGCAAGAAGGTCAACGCCCAGGCGCTCATTAATCTGCTCAACAAGGATCAGGCCGTGGTCGTCGATATCCGCGACCGCAAGGACTTCGCCAACGGCCATATCTCCGGGTCGATCCACATGCCGCTGAACAACCTCAAGGATCGCGCCGCCGAGCTCAAGAAACACGAAGGCAAGCAGGTGGTGATCGTCGACAAGATGGGCCAGCACTCGGCGTCCGCTGTGCGTCAGCTCAACGCCGAAGGTTATACCGATGTGGTACGCCTGGGTGGCGGCATTGCCGACTGGCAGGGCAACAACCTGCCGCTGAAGAAAAAGAAGAAGTAA
- the secB gene encoding protein-export chaperone SecB, with product MAENDQAAGSANTNENQPQFALQRIYIKDLSFESPNSPTLFQEQWQPQVNLDLNTAHTQVSDTQYEVVLSMTVTAKVGEKVAYIVEIQQAGVFMVKGIEGPQLGQMLGAYCPNILFPYARESIDNIVGKGSFPALMLAPVNFDAIYAQALKRQQDEAAGEAAEEQKH from the coding sequence ATGGCTGAAAACGATCAGGCCGCAGGCAGCGCCAACACCAACGAGAACCAGCCCCAGTTCGCACTGCAGCGGATCTACATCAAGGATCTGTCGTTCGAGTCCCCCAATTCGCCGACCCTGTTCCAGGAGCAGTGGCAGCCGCAGGTCAACCTGGACCTGAACACCGCCCATACCCAGGTCAGCGACACCCAGTACGAAGTGGTGCTGTCCATGACCGTGACCGCCAAGGTGGGTGAGAAGGTGGCCTACATCGTCGAAATCCAGCAGGCCGGCGTATTCATGGTCAAGGGTATCGAGGGGCCGCAACTGGGTCAGATGCTGGGTGCCTACTGCCCGAATATCCTGTTCCCGTATGCGCGTGAGTCCATCGACAACATCGTGGGCAAGGGCAGCTTCCCGGCCCTGATGCTGGCCCCGGTGAACTTCGACGCCATCTACGCCCAGGCGCTCAAGCGCCAGCAGGACGAAGCAGCGGGCGAAGCCGCTGAAGAGCAGAAGCACTGA
- a CDS encoding tRNA (cytidine(34)-2'-O)-methyltransferase, producing MFHIVLHEPQIAPNTGNIIRLAANTGFRLHLIEPLGFDFEERKLRRAGLDYHDLANVSRYRDFEDFLAQHPGKRIFAMTTKASAHYSEVTFREGDCLLFGSETTGLPADIRGGSAIEQALRLPMCNTSRSLNLSNAVSVVCYEAWRQVGFKGGV from the coding sequence ATGTTCCATATCGTCCTGCACGAACCCCAGATTGCCCCCAATACCGGCAATATCATCCGTCTGGCCGCCAATACCGGCTTCCGGCTGCACCTGATCGAGCCGTTGGGGTTTGATTTCGAGGAGCGCAAGCTCAGGCGGGCGGGGCTGGACTATCACGATCTGGCGAATGTCAGTCGCTACCGGGATTTCGAGGACTTTCTGGCGCAGCATCCGGGCAAGCGGATCTTTGCCATGACCACCAAGGCCAGCGCGCACTACAGTGAGGTGACGTTCAGGGAAGGGGATTGCCTGCTGTTTGGCAGCGAAACCACCGGGTTGCCCGCGGACATCCGCGGCGGTTCCGCCATTGAGCAGGCCTTGCGCCTGCCCATGTGCAACACCTCCCGCAGTCTGAACCTGTCCAACGCCGTGTCCGTCGTGTGTTACGAGGCCTGGCGTCAGGTGGGGTTCAAGGGAGGTGTCTGA
- the pntB gene encoding Re/Si-specific NAD(P)(+) transhydrogenase subunit beta, protein MSQGLITVAYVGASILFILSLGGLSHQETARRGNVYGIAGILIAIAATVGGMSDGWVTTLIAITIGAAIGIVIANRVEMTQMPQLVALLHSFVGLAAVLVGFAGYVEPLVDTHGAEHTIKLVEVFLGIFIGAVTFTGSLVACGKLDGRIASKALTLPGRHVMNLLIIAACVGLGGWFLTTNSMIEGLLALAIMTALAAILGIHLIMAIGGADMPVVVSMLNSYSGWAAAAIGFMLGNDLLIVTGALVGSSGAILSYIMCKAMNRSFVSVILGGFGQTSSSSAAVDGDLTINETSIDEVADELRNADSVIIAPGYGMAVAQAQNAVSEITQFLRKRGTNVRFAIHPVAGRLPGHMNVLLAEAHVPYDIVLEMDEINDDFPETDVVLVIGANDTVNPSASEDPGSPIAGMPVLEVWKARQVVVLKRGMSAGYSGVENPLFFKENTQMLFGDAHESTSRLLSNLTSGD, encoded by the coding sequence ATGTCACAAGGATTGATCACAGTCGCCTACGTGGGCGCAAGCATTCTGTTTATCCTGAGCCTGGGCGGCCTGAGCCACCAGGAAACCGCCCGTCGCGGTAACGTCTACGGCATCGCCGGTATCCTCATCGCCATAGCCGCCACCGTCGGCGGCATGAGCGATGGCTGGGTCACCACCCTGATCGCCATCACCATCGGCGCCGCCATTGGCATCGTCATCGCCAACCGGGTGGAAATGACCCAGATGCCCCAACTGGTGGCCCTGCTGCACAGCTTCGTGGGCCTGGCGGCGGTGCTGGTCGGCTTTGCCGGCTATGTCGAGCCGCTGGTGGACACCCACGGCGCCGAGCACACCATCAAACTGGTGGAAGTGTTCCTGGGCATCTTCATCGGTGCCGTGACCTTCACCGGCTCGCTGGTCGCCTGCGGCAAGCTTGACGGCCGCATCGCCAGCAAGGCGCTGACCCTGCCGGGCCGCCACGTCATGAACCTGCTCATCATCGCCGCGTGCGTTGGCCTGGGAGGCTGGTTCCTGACCACCAACAGCATGATCGAAGGCTTGCTGGCCCTGGCCATCATGACGGCTCTGGCCGCCATCCTGGGCATCCACCTGATCATGGCCATCGGCGGCGCCGATATGCCGGTCGTGGTGTCCATGCTCAACAGCTACTCCGGCTGGGCCGCCGCGGCCATCGGCTTCATGCTGGGCAACGACCTGCTGATCGTCACCGGCGCCCTGGTGGGCAGCAGCGGCGCGATCCTGAGCTACATCATGTGTAAGGCGATGAACCGCTCGTTCGTGAGCGTCATCCTCGGCGGCTTCGGTCAGACCAGTTCCAGCTCCGCTGCAGTGGACGGCGACCTGACCATCAACGAAACCTCCATCGATGAAGTCGCCGACGAGCTGCGCAACGCCGATTCGGTAATCATCGCCCCGGGTTACGGCATGGCCGTCGCCCAGGCCCAGAACGCGGTCAGCGAGATCACCCAGTTCCTGCGCAAGCGGGGCACCAACGTGCGCTTCGCGATCCATCCGGTTGCCGGACGTCTGCCGGGGCATATGAACGTGCTTCTGGCCGAGGCCCACGTGCCCTATGACATCGTGCTGGAAATGGATGAGATCAACGACGACTTCCCGGAGACCGACGTGGTCCTGGTCATCGGCGCCAACGACACCGTCAACCCGAGCGCCTCGGAAGACCCGGGCAGCCCGATTGCCGGCATGCCGGTGCTGGAAGTCTGGAAAGCGCGTCAGGTGGTAGTGCTCAAGCGCGGCATGTCCGCCGGCTACTCCGGTGTGGAAAACCCGCTGTTCTTCAAGGAGAACACGCAGATGCTGTTCGGCGATGCGCACGAAAGCACCAGCCGTCTGCTCAGCAACCTGACCTCAGGCGACTGA
- a CDS encoding Re/Si-specific NAD(P)(+) transhydrogenase subunit alpha has product MKIGIPKECYPGENRVAATPASVGKLIKLGHTVVVETGAGAAATYHDDAYRQAGAEIADNAQDLWSAAEFILKVRGPRFNEQADLDETSLLKDDSYLLSFLWPAQNPELLETLASRNVTAFSIDALPRISRAQKMDALSAMGNIAGYRAVVEASNRFGRFFTGQVTAAGKVPPAKVMVIGAGVAGLAAIGAARSMGAIVRAFDTRLEVKEQVESMGADFLELDFEEDGSGSGGYAKQMSKEFIEAEMALFMEQAKEVDIIITTALIPGKPAPRLITADMVRAMKPGGVIVDLAAEQGGNCELTQPGEVAIENGVSIVGYTDLPSRMASVSSDLYATNLWHLLSELTPEKDGEIQVDMEDTVIRGVAVTHEGKVTWPAPQPEKPAPKPAQPQAAAQPAAEDADSGKSGAKAFWKGALLVATVAALYGIGAYAPKSFLSHFTVFVLACFVGWQVIWNVTASLHTPLMSVTNAISGIIVLGAILHLAQAQNLVIGIIAFVAVLIACINIGGGFRVTYRMLKMFHR; this is encoded by the coding sequence ATGAAAATTGGCATCCCCAAAGAGTGCTACCCCGGCGAAAACCGGGTGGCGGCCACACCGGCCTCCGTCGGCAAGCTGATCAAGCTTGGCCATACGGTCGTCGTGGAGACCGGCGCAGGCGCCGCTGCGACGTATCATGACGACGCCTATCGCCAGGCAGGGGCCGAGATCGCAGATAACGCGCAGGACCTCTGGTCCGCCGCCGAGTTCATCCTGAAAGTCCGCGGGCCCCGCTTCAACGAGCAGGCCGACCTGGACGAGACCAGCCTGCTCAAGGACGACAGCTACCTGCTGAGTTTCCTGTGGCCGGCCCAGAACCCCGAGCTGCTGGAGACACTGGCGTCCAGGAACGTCACCGCCTTCTCCATCGACGCCCTGCCCCGCATCAGCCGCGCCCAGAAGATGGACGCCCTGAGCGCGATGGGCAACATTGCCGGCTACCGCGCGGTCGTGGAAGCCTCCAACCGCTTTGGCCGCTTCTTCACCGGTCAGGTCACCGCGGCCGGTAAGGTGCCGCCCGCCAAGGTCATGGTCATCGGTGCCGGTGTCGCCGGTCTGGCAGCCATCGGTGCGGCCCGCAGCATGGGCGCCATCGTGCGCGCCTTCGACACCCGCCTGGAAGTGAAAGAGCAGGTGGAAAGCATGGGCGCCGACTTCCTGGAGCTGGACTTCGAGGAAGACGGCAGCGGCAGCGGCGGCTATGCCAAGCAGATGAGCAAGGAGTTCATCGAGGCGGAAATGGCCCTGTTCATGGAACAGGCCAAGGAAGTCGACATCATCATCACCACCGCCCTGATCCCGGGCAAGCCGGCCCCGCGCCTGATTACCGCGGACATGGTTCGCGCCATGAAGCCGGGCGGCGTAATCGTGGATCTTGCGGCTGAACAAGGTGGCAACTGCGAACTGACCCAGCCGGGTGAAGTGGCGATCGAGAACGGCGTCAGCATCGTCGGCTACACCGACCTGCCGAGCCGCATGGCCAGCGTCTCCTCCGACCTCTACGCCACCAACCTCTGGCACCTGCTGAGCGAGCTGACGCCAGAGAAAGACGGCGAGATCCAGGTCGACATGGAAGACACCGTCATCCGCGGCGTGGCCGTCACCCACGAAGGCAAGGTGACCTGGCCGGCACCGCAGCCGGAGAAACCCGCGCCTAAACCGGCCCAGCCGCAAGCCGCCGCACAGCCGGCAGCCGAGGACGCCGACAGCGGCAAGTCCGGCGCCAAGGCATTCTGGAAAGGCGCCCTGCTGGTGGCCACCGTCGCCGCCCTGTACGGCATCGGTGCCTATGCACCGAAGTCCTTCCTGTCACACTTCACGGTCTTCGTGCTGGCCTGCTTCGTCGGCTGGCAGGTGATCTGGAACGTGACCGCCTCGCTTCATACCCCTCTCATGAGTGTGACCAACGCCATCAGCGGCATCATCGTGCTGGGCGCGATCCTGCACCTGGCCCAGGCGCAGAATCTGGTGATCGGCATTATCGCGTTCGTCGCGGTCCTGATTGCCTGTATCAACATCGGGGGTGGCTTCCGGGTCACCTATCGCATGCTCAAGATGTTCCATCGGTAA
- a CDS encoding acetyl-CoA C-acetyltransferase translates to MRDVVIAAARRTPIGTFGGGLASLRADQLGSAVIKALLDETGIAGDQVDEVILGQVLTAGCGQNPARQAAIHAGLPDHVPAMTINKVCGSGLKAVHMAVQAIRCGDADVILAGGQESMSQAPHVLPNSRNGQRMGDWKLVDTMVNDGLWDAFNGYHMGVTAENIVEKYGLTREEQDAFAAASQQKAVAAREAGYFDGQIVPISVPQRKGDPLVVDRDEGPRDGVTGEGLGKLKPAFKKDGSVTAGNASSINDGAAAVVVCSAEKAQALGLTPLATIRAHASAGVDPQIMGTGPIPATRRCLERAGWGVDELDLIEANEAFAAQALSVNRDLGWDTDKVNVNGGAIALGHPIGASGCRILVTLLHEMQRRDAKKGLATLCIGGGMGVALAVER, encoded by the coding sequence ATGCGCGACGTAGTCATCGCGGCAGCCCGCCGTACCCCGATCGGCACGTTCGGCGGCGGACTCGCCAGCCTGCGGGCGGATCAACTGGGCTCGGCCGTCATCAAGGCCCTGCTGGACGAGACCGGGATCGCCGGCGATCAGGTGGACGAAGTCATCCTGGGACAGGTTCTGACCGCCGGCTGCGGCCAGAACCCGGCGCGCCAGGCCGCCATCCACGCCGGTCTGCCCGACCACGTGCCCGCCATGACCATCAACAAGGTGTGCGGGTCCGGTCTGAAAGCGGTCCACATGGCCGTCCAGGCCATCCGCTGCGGCGACGCGGACGTGATTCTCGCCGGGGGCCAGGAAAGCATGAGCCAGGCGCCCCACGTGCTGCCCAACAGTCGCAACGGCCAGCGCATGGGCGACTGGAAACTGGTGGACACCATGGTCAACGACGGCCTCTGGGACGCCTTCAACGGCTACCACATGGGTGTGACCGCCGAGAACATCGTGGAGAAATACGGGCTGACCCGGGAAGAGCAGGACGCGTTTGCCGCAGCCTCCCAGCAGAAAGCCGTGGCCGCACGTGAAGCCGGCTATTTCGACGGCCAGATCGTGCCCATCAGCGTGCCCCAGCGCAAGGGCGACCCGCTGGTGGTGGATCGCGACGAAGGCCCGCGTGATGGCGTCACCGGCGAAGGCCTGGGCAAACTCAAGCCCGCTTTCAAGAAAGACGGCAGCGTGACCGCCGGCAACGCCTCGTCCATCAACGACGGCGCCGCCGCCGTGGTGGTGTGCAGCGCCGAGAAGGCCCAGGCACTAGGCCTCACACCGCTGGCCACCATTCGCGCCCACGCCAGCGCCGGCGTCGACCCGCAGATCATGGGCACCGGCCCCATTCCGGCCACACGCCGCTGCCTGGAGCGCGCCGGCTGGGGCGTCGACGAGCTGGACCTGATCGAGGCCAACGAAGCCTTCGCCGCCCAGGCCCTGTCGGTCAACCGCGACCTGGGCTGGGACACCGACAAGGTCAACGTCAACGGCGGCGCCATCGCCCTGGGCCACCCGATCGGCGCCTCCGGCTGCCGCATCCTGGTCACCCTGCTGCACGAAATGCAGCGTCGTGATGCGAAAAAAGGCCTCGCGACCCTGTGCATCGGCGGCGGCATGGGCGTTGCGCTGGCGGTCGAACGCTAA
- a CDS encoding multifunctional CCA addition/repair protein, whose translation MDIYLVGGAVRDQLLGRPVKDRDWVVVGATPQEMLDWGFKQVGADFPVFLHPETGEEYALARTERKQGQGYHGFVVHSEPDVTLEDDLRRRDLTINAMAQAGDGQIIDPFNGRQDLEARRLRHVSPAFAEDPLRILRVARFAARLAPLGFRVADDTLALMRSMAEAGEVEHLVAERVWQEIQRALLEADPGVFFRVLQQCGALETLMPPLADALGSQRRPTTLQALDAASRHGDRIAVRYAALVAGLGDGNLVDTLSERLKTPNDCRDLARLLADTVDDLLEDAPRDADLLMALLDRTDAWRRPERFADLLDAAEALGQARGQVLDRGPVEIALRQAKTVDPQALMAEGYTGKALGEAIRQTRLERIRQVLAPPAANDPAAPSPDGSSPYD comes from the coding sequence ATGGATATCTATCTCGTGGGGGGAGCCGTCCGGGACCAATTGCTCGGCCGCCCGGTCAAGGATCGCGACTGGGTCGTCGTGGGCGCCACTCCACAGGAAATGCTCGACTGGGGCTTCAAGCAGGTAGGCGCGGATTTTCCGGTCTTCCTCCATCCGGAAACCGGGGAGGAATACGCCCTGGCCCGCACCGAACGCAAACAGGGACAGGGCTACCACGGTTTTGTCGTCCACAGCGAACCGGACGTCACCCTGGAAGACGACCTGCGCCGCCGGGACCTGACCATCAACGCCATGGCCCAGGCCGGGGACGGACAGATTATCGATCCCTTCAATGGCCGGCAGGATCTGGAAGCGCGCCGCTTGCGGCACGTCTCGCCGGCTTTTGCCGAGGACCCGCTGCGCATCCTGCGCGTCGCCCGCTTTGCCGCTCGCCTGGCGCCGCTGGGCTTCCGCGTGGCGGACGACACCCTGGCACTGATGCGCAGCATGGCCGAGGCCGGCGAAGTCGAGCATCTGGTGGCTGAACGGGTCTGGCAGGAAATCCAGCGCGCCCTGCTGGAGGCGGACCCCGGCGTCTTCTTCCGGGTCCTGCAGCAATGCGGCGCCCTGGAGACGCTGATGCCGCCCCTGGCCGATGCGCTGGGCAGCCAGCGCCGTCCCACTACCCTGCAGGCGCTGGACGCCGCCAGCCGTCACGGGGATCGCATCGCTGTGCGCTATGCGGCCCTGGTGGCAGGGCTGGGCGACGGCAATCTCGTCGACACCCTCTCCGAACGCCTCAAGACGCCCAACGACTGTCGCGACCTGGCACGCCTGCTGGCCGACACCGTCGACGATCTGCTGGAAGACGCCCCGCGCGATGCCGACCTGCTGATGGCCCTGCTCGACCGGACCGACGCCTGGCGCCGTCCGGAACGTTTCGCCGACCTGCTGGACGCCGCCGAAGCGCTGGGCCAGGCCCGCGGCCAGGTGCTGGACCGGGGCCCTGTCGAAATCGCCCTGCGACAGGCCAAGACCGTGGATCCCCAGGCGTTGATGGCGGAAGGCTACACCGGCAAGGCCCTGGGTGAGGCCATTCGCCAGACCCGGCTGGAGCGCATCCGGCAGGTGCTGGCGCCGCCGGCAGCCAACGATCCGGCGGCGCCATCGCCGGACGGGTCGTCACCATACGATTAG
- the traF gene encoding conjugal transfer protein TraF: MIHRRIALAVSLATTTTGAVAAPQSFTTARSFAMGGTGVAVAHPASANTANPAMLAMGQHDWADEFGLILPSINARLADDEEVIDQIDDIQDTIDTINAQIDTLDTAAISDSAGRLQSQLEALNRDTMRADAGVGLSLALPTSGVSVGVFTNASVRATGRGDVSDSDLALLEAIQNNPALATTITDIGDILTSEGTAYAAAVGEVGVSFAKAFQMSDDNQLAFGLSPKYVQLRTYEYSRRVSDFEDDDFDADENETDKSGFNADLGAAYRFGESQAWTAGLSVRNIIPMDLDSRSGRTFELDPRVTAGIAHHGDIHAVTAEIDLTEAEAFGFGDDTQWAALGGELDVFRAVQLRAGLRHNLASNDDNSGVEEDTLYTFGLGFSPYGAHLELSGLVSDTEVGAAVELGAAF, from the coding sequence ATGATCCATCGCCGCATCGCCCTGGCCGTCAGCCTTGCCACCACCACCACCGGCGCCGTGGCCGCGCCACAGAGTTTCACCACCGCCCGCTCGTTCGCCATGGGCGGCACCGGTGTCGCCGTCGCCCACCCCGCCTCGGCCAATACCGCCAACCCCGCCATGCTGGCCATGGGCCAACACGACTGGGCCGACGAATTCGGGCTCATCCTGCCGTCAATCAACGCCCGACTGGCGGACGACGAAGAGGTGATCGACCAGATCGACGACATTCAGGACACCATCGACACCATCAACGCACAGATCGACACCCTGGACACCGCAGCCATTTCCGACAGCGCCGGGCGCCTGCAATCCCAGCTCGAAGCGCTTAACCGGGACACCATGCGCGCCGACGCCGGCGTCGGCCTGAGCCTGGCGTTGCCGACCTCGGGCGTCTCGGTCGGCGTATTCACCAACGCCAGCGTACGCGCCACCGGTCGCGGCGACGTATCCGACAGCGACCTGGCGCTGCTGGAAGCCATTCAGAACAATCCGGCACTGGCCACCACCATCACCGACATTGGCGACATCCTCACCTCCGAGGGCACCGCCTATGCCGCCGCGGTCGGGGAAGTCGGGGTCAGTTTCGCCAAGGCTTTCCAGATGAGCGACGACAACCAGCTCGCCTTCGGCCTGTCGCCCAAGTACGTCCAGTTGCGGACCTACGAGTACAGCCGGCGGGTCAGCGACTTTGAAGACGACGACTTCGATGCCGACGAGAACGAGACCGACAAGAGCGGCTTCAACGCCGACCTCGGCGCCGCTTACCGCTTCGGCGAGAGTCAGGCGTGGACCGCCGGCCTGTCGGTACGCAACATCATCCCCATGGACCTGGATTCCCGCTCCGGCCGAACCTTCGAGCTCGATCCCCGCGTCACCGCGGGCATCGCCCATCATGGCGACATCCATGCGGTCACCGCCGAGATCGATCTGACCGAGGCGGAAGCCTTCGGTTTCGGTGACGACACCCAGTGGGCCGCCCTGGGCGGCGAGCTGGACGTATTCCGCGCCGTACAGCTGCGCGCCGGCCTCCGCCACAATCTGGCCAGCAACGACGACAACAGCGGCGTCGAAGAAGACACCCTGTACACATTCGGCCTGGGTTTCTCGCCCTATGGCGCTCACCTGGAGCTGTCCGGCCTGGTCAGCGACACCGAGGTCGGCGCCGCCGTGGAGCTGGGGGCCGCCTTCTAG
- a CDS encoding LPP20 family lipoprotein → MKRFVTSLCLAAIGLTGCASSSTEDRQRAIAAERLEPIVVRVSGFGTYADATNDRLDTRKRLLARRASKLDAYRALAERVYGTVIYGSSTVNDFVLNNDNFRSYVDSYIRGAKLVAVNEHSDGVVESVMELKLESRFRACVALSEDREVPERCPIPMPMGNDSRGDVHAETVDSLYYLE, encoded by the coding sequence ATGAAGCGTTTTGTAACCAGCCTGTGCCTGGCTGCGATCGGCCTGACCGGTTGTGCGTCCTCGTCGACGGAGGACCGACAGAGGGCGATCGCCGCCGAGCGACTGGAGCCGATCGTGGTCCGGGTCAGTGGATTCGGCACCTACGCGGATGCCACCAACGACCGCCTGGACACCCGCAAGCGGCTGCTGGCACGGCGCGCCTCCAAGCTGGATGCCTACCGGGCGCTGGCGGAGCGGGTCTACGGCACGGTGATCTACGGTAGCTCGACAGTGAACGACTTTGTCCTCAACAACGACAACTTCCGCTCCTACGTGGACAGCTACATTCGCGGCGCCAAGCTGGTGGCGGTCAACGAACACAGCGATGGCGTGGTGGAGTCGGTGATGGAGCTCAAGCTGGAGTCCCGCTTCCGCGCCTGCGTGGCCCTGTCCGAAGACCGCGAGGTGCCTGAGCGCTGCCCGATTCCCATGCCCATGGGCAACGACAGTCGCGGTGATGTGCACGCCGAGACGGTCGATTCGCTGTACTACCTGGAATGA